ACTTGTGGTAACTACTTCACTGGTTTGGTGTCCGGGAGTGGATTGGTCGTGAAGCACAAGGCTTTAGTGGAGTATTTTGGGGAAGAAAGAAGGCCCGACGTTGGCATTGGAGCTCCAAATCTCCATGACTATCCTTTTATCTCTCTTTGCAAGGTATTTTAACAATATCTTTTCCAATAAATGCTACAATTTCACTAAATTTATGGAGTATATACCAAAAACTGTACCTATTTTCTTCTAATGCATTTAATTTGAAGCAATAGATTTTGGATCCAATGAAATCTCCGTACATCTTGCCAGCCCATCAAAAAGtgtattcaaatttcattatGTTGACTAAAAAGGTTGTCTGTTTTTTGTTGACAGGAAGCGTATATTGTGAACAACGAGGACAGCAAAAGCTCGAGAAGCTCCGTAGTGGGAAGAGAAAGATATCCAAAGCCATTAATATTTCACGATGGAAGATTGGCGTTTTTACCAACTCCTCTTGCAACTCTCTGCATGTTCGTGTGGATTCCTGTGGGGATATTTGTAGCCATTTTCAGGATCTGTATTGGCATTGTCCTTCCTTACAGATTAGCCATTTTGTTAGGGTGTTGGAGTGGGCTACGCATAAATCTGGAAGGCTACAACAGAGCAACAACCATTGATTCAAAGCAAGACAGAGGCAAAAAGGGAGTTTTATTCGTTTGTAGCCATAGAACACTTCTGGACCCTGTTTTTCTAAGCACTTCAATGGGGAAGCCATTGATTGCAGTGACTTACAGTCTAAGCAAATTCTCAGAAATCATATCTCCAATCAAGACGGTGAGATTGAGAAGAGACAGAAGAAAAGATGGGGAGGCCATGCAGAGAATGCTTGGGGAAGGGGATTTGGTTGTTTGTCCAGAAGGGACGACATGTCGGGAGCCGTATTTGTTGAGATTTAGTCCGCTTTTTGCGGAGCTGACGGATGAAATCGTGCCTGTGGCTGTGAATACGAAGGTGAGCATGTTTTACGGGACGACGGCGAGTGGATTGAAATGGCTGGATCCCATATTCTTCTTGATGAATCCGAGGCCGAGTTACCACATGGTTGTTCTTCCAAAGCTTCCGAGGGAGTGGACGTGTGGGGGAGGGAAGTCTAGTTACGAGGTTGCTAATTATATTCAAACACAATTGGCGGATGTCTTGGGGTTTGAATGTACTAAGCTTACAAGGAAGGATAAGTATCTGATGTTGGCAGGGAATGAAGGGTTGGTTGCTTCTCCAACACAATAAAaactgtttctttctttctttctttctttttttttttgtactcgCAAATCCATCTTGGGGTTTTGTTTGATCCTTTGTTTAATGCTGTTTTTAAGTTCATCATCAATTTCCTCTGCTGGGATCAAAAGTATGTATACATTTTATACGAAACGGTCTTACTTCTAGTTTCACTCACTGACTTGAATTCGTGCTGTAGGGTTTTCATTAAGCCTATCTTCTCCGAGTTTATCACAACTGGTTCATGTCATGTGACCCACCCTATATATTCTAGCTCTTCTAAGCTGGTATCTTAATAATTGATGTCTCCAGACCTATTCCACCATTATTTTCTCTGCAAtcaaatacttttaattttattttgttctgttttttttagcgtagttaaaagtatttatattttctgttGGGACATTAGCtaaaagtatttatattttctgttGGGACATTAAACCGACAGCTAgctaaagttttaatttatatgttAGACATGTTGTTCGAATATTCATAACAAAGTGAATACAGCTTCGAATTCTACCTTCCATCACAGTATATGTGGATCAACTTGGGAAAGTGTCATTGTACAGAATGGTCCTCAAGATGTTGACCTTCAAATAATCTTGGTTTTCACTCCTTTCAACTCTATAATAatgacaataataataataatattaataattttgatataaagTTAACCAGCTTGGgctgaaaattaatattcctTCGTGAGAGGaccttatttttataaatcaatttattcattaattttccAGAAAGTACAAAGGAATAAATACGAAATGAAGCAGAGCATTAAACACTCCACCAATATTTTGGCTGTAGCATTTAACACCTCCTCAAGTTCAACAATTCAGAGCTTCCAAAAATGGTGTACAGTAAACTAAATTCTACAAATTTTCAACATACCCCTTCCTACGTGTCCATTCTGGATGGTGGGAATTAATTTACTGAACCACATGGATGCTGAGTTGGCACCCCCACCGCCTCCTCCACCGTCCGATCGTGCCATCTGGCTTTCAAACCTTGATTCAGCCGTTGGATGAACCCCTCCCTCTCTTTTTCCTGATGGTCGAGAAACATAGCGATCTCCGTAGGATCCTTATCCTTCCACCACGTGGGATCCCATGCTGCTGTCAACGTACTTACCACCGCACCGGAATATTTCTCCCCCACAAACCCCGCGGCGGCCATTATGTGCTCGACCATTCCGGCGAGAAGAGCGGGCGGGGCATGGGCCTCTCCATCCCACAGCCACACGCGCGACATCCCTCTAAAAACCGCCACTGACATGGCGCGATTCGCGTCTTTCTCATTGAAAATGGAAGGGCTCAAATGAAGCACAAAGTCATCTCCGCCGTCGTGAAGCTTCTCGACGGCGAAACTAGAGGAGAGATCGGTGCGGGAGAGTGTGAGATGCACGCTCTTAACTGGCTTCTTGGGGAAGGCTTGAGAAGGGTAGATGAGATTCTCGATGAAGGAACTGGCGTTGAGGATGAGGCGCGTGGCTTCGTCATTCGAGACGTAGAAGAGATGGAAGCGCTGACCGGCGGGGGAGGGTTTGGCGTTGTTGAGAATGGTGACGTCGAAGCCTTTAGAGGCCTCGTGGTTGGCCAAGAGTGAAGTGATTCCGACGAAGGCGACGAGAAGGAGGCGGAGGGCGATGGCCTGATTTGAGAGGAAGGGGGATTGGTTGGCAGAAGTTGGAGGGGCTGCGGAGAGGAGAGGGAGAGTGAGGGATTGACGGTCTTCCATTGTTGAATGGGATTATTGAAGATTTAGGACAATTATAGGACTGATGAAAAGGGGGGATTCATTTTCCATTGTTGGTGGTGCCATTTCATTTTCCATCATTATTATTAGCATTCCTATTATTACTACGTGGGTGCTTATGATCCCCATCCCCAACCCCAACTTCATGTTGAACAAATaatttggaaaacaaaaaatgaatttgttaTCAAGgaattggagaggaaaaggCAAAGGAATTGAAGAGGAAAGGTACAGATAGCTACAAACTGCCAGATTGGATCCATGTATTGTTCTTGGGTTCTTATTCCCAATCACAACATGCTCTGCATTAAAAACATGACACAGATCTCACATCAACCAACTTGAATTGGGGGCACTAAATGCAAAGTCTTCCAAGCAATTAGTTGGTTCTGGTGTTTCCAACTGATGAAGTGAAGTTGTGCTGGAGAGTTGCAAAAAGACAAGAGTCCTTGTCGGGACAAGGATGGCGGTATCAAGGAAAGCAAATGGAAGCAATGGAAGATGGAATTTACATGACTTTTCAGAAGCAGATTGAATCTATGAAGTTAAGTTTTATGTCCCTTGACATGTTGCAGTTGCAGAAAGTAGAAATCCACTACACACATACTTAACCTTCCTCCTTCACACTTCACCAATCCAACttggaaaaggggaaaaagtgAAGTTGAATTTCCTCTTAGATTTGGGGTTCTGAGCATGAACGTTCAATTAAGCAACCactaattttttctttcttatatcCATACATTACATCCCATGGAAGGTTTTAGAAAGGGGAAAAATGATAAGTAGAGTTGAATTTCATCTTATGGTTGTTCACAAGGAACTCTCAGCCTAACAATGTCGGTGCTAGTAATGACAGCAGTCCCACCAAAGTTACAGCTACTTGGAACAGGGTTGTTTTGATAGTAGTAGCTAATGAAGGCGTAGGAGGCATGATCATGAATGATGTTGGGGTCGAATTGGTGAGCAATCAGTTCCACCGACGCCACATGCATAGTCTAGAGCAACTAGCAATGCACCAGGTAGCCCCTGAAAATGGTGGAGAAGTTCTTTTAGGAGAATCCATGGCTGGAGAATACGTGTCTGAGGTTGAACTTGGATTGATAAATGGAGAATCCATTCCATCAGCTAGCTAGCCCCTGATGCAATGGGATTGGAAAGAATTACTGTGGGAACGGTGACCATTTTGGGGGACTGAATTTCTCCCGTGTCCTGTCATTTTGTTGTTCAAGTTCATATAAGCCTGAGAATCCAGTGGCTGTAAACGCTTGTTTGAGCATATCATTCAAATGGGTTTGTCTTTAGCCTGCCTAATTCTTTCCCTCTGATCCCACAACCTCGACTAACTACACTCCAGTTGATTAAGGACAGTCTTATTTAAAGGGCAACGACAGATCTTCCTTTCACTTACATATCCCTTCCCAAATACACAGCAAGTCCGAGGTAGTTGAAGGAAATTCAGGTAGATCATCACTCCTGACAACAATGTTATGGATATTCCAAGCAGAACCCAAGTACAAAAAGTCCTCAATTCAGGTGGAACCACCCCAAaacttccaaaattaaaataattataaaaggaTACAATACCCATGGCCCATGTGTGTAGAGACTTCTCTTTTTGGGTAGATGGTGGCCCTGTATTAGATTGGTATTGGATAACCAAGTTTCTGCCATGGCCACACCACAGGGAAGTTCAACACCTTCAGTCCTTCTGTGAGTTCTTCAACCAGAAGACGAGGTAAGAACGAGAACCTAAGAATCAGAAGTGAAAAATGTTAACAACTTATTGTGGGCTTCCTTCACTTTCACCAATTTCATCATCAAAATTGAGCCTCTTCGACCAACCTTACCTTTCAATGGTTGATAAAAATTGCACCACCATGAGAGACCTGCAACAGATTCACGCCCACCTCATCAAATCCGGCAGGGCCAAAGACTCTTTTGCTGCCAGTCGTGTTTTGGCCTTCTGCGCCTCCCCGTTGGGCAATATGGACTACGCATATCTGGTTTTTAAGCAAATGCAAAACCCTAATGTTTTTTGTTGGAATACAATAATAAGAGGCTTCTCGCAAAGCTCGAACCCTCAAATGGCTCTTTATCTTTTCATCCACATGTTGGTTTCTTCGCAAATAGAACCGCAGAGATTGACTTACCCATCAGTCTTCAAAGCTTACTCTCAACTTGGACTTGCCCATGACGGAGCTCAGCTTCATGGGAGGGTATTAAAGCTAGGTATTCAGTTTGATCCGTTTATCAGAAACACAATCTTGTATATGTATGCTAATTGTGGGTTTCTGGATGAAGCTCGTCGAATATTTAACCAACAAATGGAATTCGATGTCGTTGCCTGGAATTCCATGATTATGGGTCTGGCTAAATGCGGTGAAATTGGAGAGGCGAGGAAGGTGTTCGATAAAATGCCTGTTAGAAATCCAGTCTCTTGGAATTCAATGATTGGTGGGCATGTGAGAAATGGGATGTTCAAAGAAGCCCTGAAGCTGTTTGTCAAAATGCAAGAACAGAGAATCCGGCCTAGTGAGTATACAATGGTGAGCTTGTTAAATGCGTCAGCCCAAATTGGAGCACTCAAGCAAGGGGAATGGATTCACGAATAcataaagaagaacaatgtAGAGTTGAATTCCATTGTCGTTACAGCGATCATAGACATGTACAGCAAATGTGGTAGCATAGGGAAGGCCCTCCAAGTGTTTGAGAAAATACCCAACAGAGCATTATCCAGTTGGAACTCCATGATCTTTGGGCTGGCAGTGAATGGGTGCGAAAACGAAGCGGTTATGTTGTTCAAAATGCTGGAATCTTCTTCTAATCTCAAACCAGATTCAGTTAGCTTTATGGCTGTATTAACAGCCTGCAATCACGGTGCAATGGTGGATGAAGGCAGGGGATTTTTCTCGCTGATGACAAACACATACAGAATGGAAGCATCAATAAAACACTACAATATAATGGTGGACATTCTCGGCCGAGCTGGGTTTCTGGAAGAAGCAGAGCAGCTGATAGAAACGATGCCGGTCGAGGCAGATTCAATCATATGGGGGTGTCTACTGTCAGCTTGTAGAACATATGGGAACACAGAAATGGGAAAGAGGGCAGCAGAGAAAGTGAAAGAATTGGACCCAGAAGAGAGCATGGGTTATGTTGTTATGGCGAATATTCAGGCGTCGACCAATGACTTCGTGGGAGCAATGGAGGAAAGGGTTTCAATGAGGATGAAGAAGGTGAAGAAAGAAGCAGGGTGCAGTGTGATTGAAGTGGATGATGAAGTTCATGAGTTCATAGCTGGTGGAGGGAGGTCAAATCCTAAAGCTCGAGAGATCTACCTTGTATTGGATGAATTGGGAGTAATTCTAGGAGATGAAACAAATGAATGTGGAGATTTAGAGTTCATCAATGCACTACAAATCTACTCCAATTGacattaatgatgatgatattaATGTTTGAAGTTCTAAAAATTGGGTCTTATGGTTTTTTGATGACTACTGAGATGACGTGAGGATTGGATCAGCAGCGGAAG
This sequence is a window from Cucurbita pepo subsp. pepo cultivar mu-cu-16 chromosome LG04, ASM280686v2, whole genome shotgun sequence. Protein-coding genes within it:
- the LOC111793039 gene encoding glycerol-3-phosphate acyltransferase 1, whose translation is MAVFPRLLLNLIQRVVCQLLANSCYTAAKKLKQYGFFFKPPSLKTPHPPSFSLYPHVSKCSLQNRASHTLVSDFHGSLLRPSSSKDCSFFPYFMLLAFEGGSLVRALILLLSWPILCLLDWESKLKAMIFISFCGLPIKSMANVSSTVLPKFYLQNLNLHVFEAFQAIGCKVVFTSVPRVMVEGFLRNYLKVDDIVGTELQTCGNYFTGLVSGSGLVVKHKALVEYFGEERRPDVGIGAPNLHDYPFISLCKEAYIVNNEDSKSSRSSVVGRERYPKPLIFHDGRLAFLPTPLATLCMFVWIPVGIFVAIFRICIGIVLPYRLAILLGCWSGLRINLEGYNRATTIDSKQDRGKKGVLFVCSHRTLLDPVFLSTSMGKPLIAVTYSLSKFSEIISPIKTVRLRRDRRKDGEAMQRMLGEGDLVVCPEGTTCREPYLLRFSPLFAELTDEIVPVAVNTKVSMFYGTTASGLKWLDPIFFLMNPRPSYHMVVLPKLPREWTCGGGKSSYEVANYIQTQLADVLGFECTKLTRKDKYLMLAGNEGLVASPTQ
- the LOC111793042 gene encoding uncharacterized protein LOC111793042, which gives rise to MEDRQSLTLPLLSAAPPTSANQSPFLSNQAIALRLLLVAFVGITSLLANHEASKGFDVTILNNAKPSPAGQRFHLFYVSNDEATRLILNASSFIENLIYPSQAFPKKPVKSVHLTLSRTDLSSSFAVEKLHDGGDDFVLHLSPSIFNEKDANRAMSVAVFRGMSRVWLWDGEAHAPPALLAGMVEHIMAAAGFVGEKYSGAVVSTLTAAWDPTWWKDKDPTEIAMFLDHQEKEREGFIQRLNQGLKARWHDRTVEEAVGVPTQHPCGSVN
- the LOC111793038 gene encoding pentatricopeptide repeat-containing protein At2g42920, chloroplastic, which codes for MLTTYCGLPSLSPISSSKLSLFDQPYLSMVDKNCTTMRDLQQIHAHLIKSGRAKDSFAASRVLAFCASPLGNMDYAYLVFKQMQNPNVFCWNTIIRGFSQSSNPQMALYLFIHMLVSSQIEPQRLTYPSVFKAYSQLGLAHDGAQLHGRVLKLGIQFDPFIRNTILYMYANCGFLDEARRIFNQQMEFDVVAWNSMIMGLAKCGEIGEARKVFDKMPVRNPVSWNSMIGGHVRNGMFKEALKLFVKMQEQRIRPSEYTMVSLLNASAQIGALKQGEWIHEYIKKNNVELNSIVVTAIIDMYSKCGSIGKALQVFEKIPNRALSSWNSMIFGLAVNGCENEAVMLFKMLESSSNLKPDSVSFMAVLTACNHGAMVDEGRGFFSLMTNTYRMEASIKHYNIMVDILGRAGFLEEAEQLIETMPVEADSIIWGCLLSACRTYGNTEMGKRAAEKVKELDPEESMGYVVMANIQASTNDFVGAMEERVSMRMKKVKKEAGCSVIEVDDEVHEFIAGGGRSNPKAREIYLVLDELGVILGDETNECGDLEFINALQIYSN